The following are encoded together in the Lathyrus oleraceus cultivar Zhongwan6 chromosome 3, CAAS_Psat_ZW6_1.0, whole genome shotgun sequence genome:
- the LOC127129078 gene encoding uncharacterized protein LOC127129078 encodes MANWRRNQGFSNHQVGNMRSSSYNGKPPLYNRFSTVPLWEKKFCTTVGQVPWRRLLEGKRYMESHSDVMKWEDSAVKQAFYDAKFRFWAEINGYRCDIPWPDPDMYIDEVDWDASVDPELYLDLEREVEARRIMMEKSEQEETEIVDNPLSHGWELTPTGWGDEDEEVTKPQEPSYGDEGCGSNNHGNNETNSWEQNDSQRWTPQEHYGGELHEEYYRARNGGNINWGGYNRRRQNSMSWSKNHNEYKMNRGRRNGERRGGGGGRRENYTYVAKEAATPRQW; translated from the exons ATGGCTAATTGGAGAAGAAACCAAGGGTTCAGCAATCATCAAGTGGGTAACATGAGATCCTCATCTTACAACGGAAAACCACCTTTGT ATAATAGGTTTTCAACAGTACCTTTATGGGAAAAGAAGTTTTGTACTACGGTAGGTCAAGTTCCATGGCGAAGGCTATTAGAAGGCAAGAGGTATATGGAATCGCATTCCGATGTGATGAAGTGGGAAGATTCTGCTGTCAAACAGGCTTTTTACGATGCAAAATTCAGGTTTTGGGCTGAGATCAACGGCTATCGCTGCGACATTCCGTGGCCTGATCCGGACATGTACATCGATGAAGTAGATTGGGATGCAAGTGTTGATCCTGAACTGTATCTGGATTTGGAGAGAGAAGTAGAGGCCAGACGTATCATGATGGAAAAGAGCGAGCAGGAGGAGACGGAGATTGTCGACAATCCTCTCAGTCATGGATGGGAACTCACACCTACTGGATGGGGGGACGAAGACGAAGAAGTAACAAAGCCTCAGGAACCAAGTTATGGTGATGAGGGATGTGGATCAAACAACCATGGAAATAATGAAACAAACTCTTGGGAACAGAATGATTCTCAAAGGTGGACTCCACAGGAGCACTATGGTGGGGAGCTGCATGAAGAGTACTATCGGGCAAGAAATGGTGGGAACATAAATTGGGGAGGATATAACCGAAGGAGACAGAATAGCATGTCATGGTCTAAGAACCATAATGAGTACAAGATGAATCGAGGAAGAAGAAATGGAGAAAGAAGGGGAGGAGGAGGAGGAAGGAGGGAAAACTATACTTATGTGGCCAAGGAAGCAGCTACTCCCCGTCAATGGTAA